In a genomic window of Carassius gibelio isolate Cgi1373 ecotype wild population from Czech Republic chromosome A3, carGib1.2-hapl.c, whole genome shotgun sequence:
- the LOC127947194 gene encoding tRNA N(3)-methylcytidine methyltransferase METTL2 isoform X1, translating to MNMAAPAVAAGPLSAENMPETANGPTEKSAEAQKRPQFGTRFLTDPRQVFQHNAWDNVEWSAEQELAAQKKVQENSQPLPAEKQEEFDNRANEYWNDFYTIHENRFFKDRHWLFTEFPELAPQQKPAQDAEEKRINSEDVSSTHNDTEFPGASASYRILEVGCGVGNTVFPILKTNNDPGLFVYCCDFSSTAVDLVKSNPEYDASRCHAFVHDMSDASADYPIPDHSLDVIVLIFVLSALHPHKMQNSINRLARLLKPGGVLLLRDYGRYDMAQLRFKKGRCLSDNFYVRGDGTRVFFFTQDELHDLFSSAGLEKVQNLVDRRLQVNRGKQLTMYRVWVQCKYRKVLVLP from the exons ATGAACATGGCGGCTCCTGCTGTAGCTGCTGGACCTCTCTCCGCAGAAAACATGCCAGAAACTGCTAATGGACCCACGGAGAAATCCGCTGAAGCCCAGAAACGACCGCAGTTCGGCACTCGCTTCCTCACAGACCCGCGACAGGTGTTTCAGCACAACGCCTG GGATAATGTGGAGTGGTCAGCAGAACAGGAGCTGGCCGCCCAGAAAAAAGTGCAGGAAAACAGTCAACCTCTCCCAGCAGAAAAACAAG AGGAGTTTGACAACAGGGCCAATGAGTACTGGAACGATTTCTACACCATTCATGAGAACCGCTTCTTCAAGGATCGccactggctgttcacagagtttcCTGAGCTGGCCCCTCAACAGAAGCCTGCACAAGACGCTGAGGAGAAACGGATAAATAGTGAAGATGTTTCCTCTACTCACAATGACACCGAATTTCCTGGAGCTTCTGCATCCTATCGCATCCtggag GTAGGCTGTGGAGTAGGCAACACAGTCTTTCCCATCTTAAAAACTAACAA TGATCCAGGACTCTTCGTTTACTGTTGTGATTTCTCCAGCACGGCTGTTGACCTTGTCAAA TCAAATCCTGAATATGACGCGTCGCGCTGTCATGCGTTCGTCCATGATATGAGTGATGCGTCTGCAGACTATCCAATACCAGACCACAGTCTGGACGTCATTGTGCTCATATTCGTGCTGTCTGCCCTGCATCCCCACAA GATGCAGAACTCTATTAATAGATTAGCACGATTGCTGAAACCTGGAGGAGTGTTGTTATTGAGAGACTATGGCCGCTATGACATGGCACAGCTTCGTTTCAAAAAAG GGAGGTGCTTGTCTGACAATTTCTACGTTAGAGGGGATGGAACACGTGTCTTCTTTTTCACACAAG atGAGCTGCATGATCTGTTCTCCAGTGCCGGCCTGGAGAAGGTGCAGAACTTAGTGGATCGACGCTTACAGGTGAACAGAGGAAAACAGCTGACAATGTACAGAGTCTGGGTACAGTGCAAGTATCGCAAGGTCCTGGTGCTCCCTTAG
- the LOC127947194 gene encoding tRNA N(3)-methylcytidine methyltransferase METTL2 isoform X2, which produces MDPRRNPLKPRNDRSSALASSQTRDRDNVEWSAEQELAAQKKVQENSQPLPAEKQEEFDNRANEYWNDFYTIHENRFFKDRHWLFTEFPELAPQQKPAQDAEEKRINSEDVSSTHNDTEFPGASASYRILEVGCGVGNTVFPILKTNNDPGLFVYCCDFSSTAVDLVKSNPEYDASRCHAFVHDMSDASADYPIPDHSLDVIVLIFVLSALHPHKMQNSINRLARLLKPGGVLLLRDYGRYDMAQLRFKKGRCLSDNFYVRGDGTRVFFFTQDELHDLFSSAGLEKVQNLVDRRLQVNRGKQLTMYRVWVQCKYRKVLVLP; this is translated from the exons ATGGACCCACGGAGAAATCCGCTGAAGCCCAGAAACGACCGCAGTTCGGCACTCGCTTCCTCACAGACCCGCGACAG GGATAATGTGGAGTGGTCAGCAGAACAGGAGCTGGCCGCCCAGAAAAAAGTGCAGGAAAACAGTCAACCTCTCCCAGCAGAAAAACAAG AGGAGTTTGACAACAGGGCCAATGAGTACTGGAACGATTTCTACACCATTCATGAGAACCGCTTCTTCAAGGATCGccactggctgttcacagagtttcCTGAGCTGGCCCCTCAACAGAAGCCTGCACAAGACGCTGAGGAGAAACGGATAAATAGTGAAGATGTTTCCTCTACTCACAATGACACCGAATTTCCTGGAGCTTCTGCATCCTATCGCATCCtggag GTAGGCTGTGGAGTAGGCAACACAGTCTTTCCCATCTTAAAAACTAACAA TGATCCAGGACTCTTCGTTTACTGTTGTGATTTCTCCAGCACGGCTGTTGACCTTGTCAAA TCAAATCCTGAATATGACGCGTCGCGCTGTCATGCGTTCGTCCATGATATGAGTGATGCGTCTGCAGACTATCCAATACCAGACCACAGTCTGGACGTCATTGTGCTCATATTCGTGCTGTCTGCCCTGCATCCCCACAA GATGCAGAACTCTATTAATAGATTAGCACGATTGCTGAAACCTGGAGGAGTGTTGTTATTGAGAGACTATGGCCGCTATGACATGGCACAGCTTCGTTTCAAAAAAG GGAGGTGCTTGTCTGACAATTTCTACGTTAGAGGGGATGGAACACGTGTCTTCTTTTTCACACAAG atGAGCTGCATGATCTGTTCTCCAGTGCCGGCCTGGAGAAGGTGCAGAACTTAGTGGATCGACGCTTACAGGTGAACAGAGGAAAACAGCTGACAATGTACAGAGTCTGGGTACAGTGCAAGTATCGCAAGGTCCTGGTGCTCCCTTAG
- the LOC127957073 gene encoding reprimo-like protein translates to MNGTFFNHTVFTHSALLNRSQELAGTLVDCCTGNGSEVTANDGGGSLVLAQEERKLFVTRVVQIAVLCVLSLTVMFGIFFLGCNLMIKSESMINFLVKDRRPSRDVEAVMIGLS, encoded by the coding sequence ATGAACGGAACGTTTTTTAACCACACGGTGTTTACGCACAGCGCTCTGCTCAACCGCAGTCAAGAGCTCGCGGGGACACTAGTTGATTGCTGCACGGGGAACGGGAGCGAGGTAACCGCAAACGACGGCGGCGGGTCTTTAGTTCTCGCTCAGGAGGAACGCAAGCTGTTCGTTACGCGCGTGGTGCAGATCGCGGTGCTGTGCGTTCTTTCCCTCACGGTGATGTTCGGGATCTTCTTTCTCGGTTGCAACCTCATGATCAAGTCCGAAAGTATGATCAACTTCCTGGTCAAGGACCGGAGACCATCCAGAGACGTGGAGGCGGTGATGATCGGACTGAGTTAG
- the LOC127947186 gene encoding serine/threonine-protein kinase tousled-like 2: MMEELHSLDPRRQELLEARFTGVGVSKGSGQNESSNQSLCSVGSLSDKELETPEKKSNDQRTRKRKGDPFDNQGKGGGRGHKISDYFEFAGGSATGTSPARGIPPVAWSSPQHSLSNPPVAVQQGSPSSIGSLNLDHSHSSCSHKPAPTHTQHQATQSELTMEKLAALESSKSSDLEKKEGRIDDLLRVNCDLRRQIDEQQKMLERCKERLNKCVTMSKKLLIEKSKQEKIACREKSMQDRLRLGHFTTVRHGASFTEQWTDGYAFQNLVKQQERVNGQREDIERQRKLLLKKKPPNASQTPPPNLEPNKRKSKSNGAENEMLSLAEYHEQEEIFKLRLGHLKKEEAEIQVELERLERVRNLHIRELKRIHNEDNSQFKDHPTLNDRYLLLHLLGRGGFSEVYKAFDLMEQRYVAVKIHQLNKNWRDEKKENYHKHACREYRIHKELDHPRIVKLYDYFSLDTDSFCTVLEYCEGNDLDFYLKQHKLMSEKEARSIIMQVVNALKYLNEIRPPIIHYDLKPGNILLVNGTACGEIKITDFGLSKIMDDDNYGVDGMELTSQGAGTYWYLPPECFVVGKEPPKISNKVDVWSVGVIFYQCLYGKKPFGHNQSQQDILQENTILKATEVQFPPKPGVSPEAKAFIRRCLVYRKEDRIDVHQLASDPYLLPHIRKSVAATGNSSMAVASTSSSSNSSASN, translated from the exons ATGATGGAGGAATTGCACAGCTTGGATCCTCGCAGGCAGGAGCTGCTGGAGGCCCGTTTCACAGGAGTCGGTGTTTCCAAG GGTTCTGGACAAAACGAGTCGTCTAACCAGAGCTTATGTAGCGTGGGCTCCCTCAGTGACAAAGAGCTGGAG ACACCAGAAAAGAAATCTAATGACCAGAGAACGCGTAAAAGGAAAGGAGACCCTTTTGACAACCAGG gCAAAGGAGGAGGGAGAGGACACAaaattagtgattattttgag TTTGCAGGGGGTAGTGCTACTGGTACCAGTCCAGCGCGTGGCATACCTCCAGTGGCTTGGTCCTCTCCACAGCACTCTCTCTCAAACCCTCCGGTTGCC GTGCAGCAAGGAAGCCCCTCCTCAATCGGCTCATTAAATCTAGACCACTCCCACTCCTCTTGTTCCCACAAGCCAGCTCCTACACACACTCAGCACCAAGCCACACAG TCTGAGTTGACAATGGAGAAGTTAGCAGCGCTGGAGAGCAGTAAGAGCTCAGATCTGGAGAAGAAAGAGGGCCGTATTGACGACTTGCTTAGG GTAAACTGTGACCTGCGCAGACAGATCGATGAGCAGCAGAAGATGCTGGAACGATGTAAAGAGCGACTCAATAAATGTGTTACCATGAGTAAGAAACTGCTTATTGAAAAG TCTAAGCAGGAGAAAATTGCATGCAGAGAAAAGAGCATGCAGGACCGGCTACGTCTGGGCCATTTCACCACCGTCCGTCATGGAGCATCATTTACCGAGCAGTGGACAGATGGCTACGCCTTTCAGAATCTAGTCAA ACAACAGGAGAGAGTCAATGGGCAGAGAGAGGACATAGAAAGACAGAGGAAACTGCTGCTGAAGAAAAAACCACCCAATGCCAGTCAGACTCCGCCTCCCAACCTGGAACCCAACAAACGCAAGAGCAAGAGCAATGGCGCAGAGAACGAGAT GTTATCTTTAGCAGAATACCATGAACAGGAAGAAATTTTCAAACTGAGACTCGGACACCTGAAGAAG gaggaAGCAGAGATTCAAGTGGAGCTGGAACGGTTGGAGCGTGTGCGTAATCTTCACATCCGAGAGCTCAAAAGAATCCACAATGAAGATAACTCCCA GTTTAAAGATCACCCCACGCTAAATGACCGTTACCTGCTCTTGCATCTGCTGGGTAGAGGAGGCTTCAGCGAGGTCTACAAG GCCTTTGATTTGATGGAGCAGAGGTACGTGGCTGTGAAGATTCACCAGCTTAATAAGAACTGGAGAGATGAGAAGAAGGAAAACTATCACAA GCATGCCTGTCGAGAATATAGGATCCATAAGGAGTTGGACCATCCTAGAATAGTCAAACTGTATGACTACTTCTCTCTGGACACTGACTC ATTCTGCACTGTCCTGGAGTACTGTGAGGGGAACGATCTAGATTTCTACCTGAAGCAGCACAAGCTAATGTCAGAGAAAGAGGCCCGATCCATCATAATGCAGGTCGTCAATGCCCTCAAGTACTTAAATGAGATCCGGCCGCCAATCATCCATTACGACCTCAAACCAG GTAACATCCTGCTGGTGAATGGCACAGCATGTGgagaaataaaaatcacagacttCGGGCTATCCAAGATTATGGACGATGACAACTATGGGGTAGACGGCATGGAGCTGACATCACAGGGGGCAGGGACATACTG GTATCTTCCCCCAGAATGCTTTGTGGTTGGTAAAGAGCCACCTAAGATCTCCAACAAAGTGGACGTTTGGTCTGTTGGAGTCATCTTTTACCAGTGCCTCTATGGGAAGAAG CCGTTCGGTCATAATCAATCCCAGCAGGACATCCTCCAGGAGAACACTATTCTCAAAGCCACAGAGGTGCAGTTTCCTCCTAAACCAGGAGTCTCACCTGAGGCTAAG GCCTTCATCCGCAGATGTTTGGTGTACCGTAAGGAGGATCGCATCGATGTTCACCAGTTGGCCAGTGATCCCTACCTCCTCCCGCACATACGGAAGTCAGTGGCTGCCACCGGTAACTCCAGCATGGCTGTCGCCTCCACCTCCAGCTCCTCCAACAGCAGCGCCTCAAATTGA
- the LOC127947213 gene encoding integrin beta-3, with translation MRLNLLEVWMPILLLISIAACSNICTSRGVRTCRECLSIHPSCAWCSQEVFGKGGSSLFRCGPRDGLLQSGCGVKFIEFPVSSMRILENVPLSDRAGGSDEITQIQPQKIHLTLRPDDSKKFTVTVKQTADYPVDLYYLMDMTNTMRDDLHKLQTLGKDLVSALRVVTSNLRMGFGAFVDKPLAPYMYTYPEKAIQNPCYKSPESCPPQFGYRNVLSLTEQVERFTEEVKKQKVSRNRDDPEGGFDAIMQAVVCKDKIGWRPDASHLLIFTSDGKSHLALDARLAGIVQPHDGECHINNNNEYDKSTILDYPSLGMITDKLSENDINLIFAVAKYMIPLYSNYSELIPGSAVGTLSRDSGNVVHLILDAYAKIRSKVELELLGVPDELSLFINATCLDGKEIAGVRSCAGLKIGDMVSFSIEAKLHSCPKEKSRTFKVKPIGFKDILQVTVDFACGCDCQQSSIPASPSCHHGNGTLECGMCLCNPGRLGARCECSEDEYKPTQQDSCSPDTAALVCSGRGDCVCGQCVCRSTDFGKVWGPYCECDDFSCLHSKEQMCSGNGECICGICHCSSGWSGESCDCSTHTDACMGSGGMLCSDRGHCLCGVCECTQPGAYGPTCEKCPTCPDACSIKKECVECKHYKRGDLYEKNCNHVCRDEIELVDKLVFHKKNCSYKDEDDCIQNFQYYEDASGKSFLYLVKEPECPRGPDVLVVTLSVAGAILLLGLAALLVWKLLITIHDRHEFAKFEEEKARARWEADNNPLYEGPASTFPNVAYRGR, from the exons ATGAGACTAAATTTGTTGGAAGTTTGGATGCCAATTTTACTTCTAATTTCCATAGCTGCCT GCTCAAACATTTGCACTTCCAGAGGAGTGAGAACCTGCAGAGAATGTTTGTCGATACATCCGAGCTGTGCCTGGTGCTCTCAGGAG GTCTTTGGAAAGGGAGGCTCGAGTTTGTTCCGTTGTGGTCCCCGAGACGGTCTCCTTCAGTCTGGTTGTGGCGTGAAGTTTATTGAGTTTCCAGTTAGCAGCATGAGGATACTGGAGAACGTACCCCTGAGTGACAGGGCAGGGGGTTCAGATGAAATCACTCAGATCCAACCACAAAAAATCCACCTGACCCTCAGGCCAG ACGATTCAAAGAAATTCACTGTCACTGTGAAGCAAACGGCTGATTACCCAGTGGACCTGTACTACCTGATGGACATGACCAATACCATGAGGGACGACCTGCATAAGCTTCAAACACTGGGCAAAGATCTGGTCAGTGCTTTACGGGTCGTCACCAGTAATCTGCGCATGGGATTTGGAGCTTTTGTAGACAAACCGCTCGCACCTTACATGTACACTTACCCTGAAAAAGCCATCCAGAATCCTTGTTATAA GTCTCCTGAATCCTGCCCACCACAATTCGGCTACCGTAATGTTCTGTCTCTGACGGAGCAGGTAGAGCGGTTCACGGAGGAAGTGAAGAAACAGAAAGTGTCCAGAAACAGAGATGACCCTGAGGGTGGATTTGATGCTATCATGCAAGCAGTTGTATGCAAG GACAAAATTGGATGGAGGCCTGATGCATCTCATTTGCTGATCTTCACAAGTGATGGCAAAAGTCATTTAGCTTTGGATGCCAGGCTGGCTGGAATCGTCCAGCCCCATGATGGAGAGTGccacatcaacaacaacaatgaatatGACAAGTCCACTATACTG gACTATCCTTCACTTGGTATGATCACGGACAAATTATCTGAGAATGACATCAACCTCATCTTTGCTGTAGCCAAGTATATGATACCGTTATATAGT AACTACAGCGAGCTGATTCCTGGCTCTGCAGTCGGAACGCTCTCCAGAGACTCTGGAAATGTTGTGCATCTCATCCTGGATGCATATGCG AAGATCAGGTCTAAGGTTGAGCTGGAGCTGCTGGGTGTGCCGGATGAGTTATCTCTGTTTATCAATGCAACATGCCTGGATGGAAAGGAAATTGCAGGGGTCCGGTCATGTGCTGGACTCAAAATCGGAGATATG GTTTCATTTAGCATCGAGGCAAAACTTCACAGCTGCCCCAAAGAGAAGAGCCGGACCTTCAAGGTGAAGCCAATAGGCTTTAAAGACATCCTTCAGGTGACTGTGGACTTTGCTTGTGGATGTGACTGTCAGCAGTCTTCCATACCCGCCAGCCCCTCCTGTCACCACGGCAATGGTACCCTGGAGTGTGGCATGTGCCTGTGCAATCCTGGCCGACTGGGGGCTCGATGCGAGTGCTCTGAGGATGAATATAAACCCACCCAACAAGACAGCTGTAGTCCCGACACAGCTGCGCTGGTGTGTAGTGGGCGCGGAGACTGTGTGTGCGGCCAGTGTGTCTGTCGCTCGACTGATTTTGGGAAGGTTTGGGGGCCGTACTGTGAATGTGATGACTTCAGCTGCCTCCATTCCAAAGAACAAATGTGTTCAG GCAATGGCGAGTGCATCTGTGGGATCTGTCACTGTAGCTCCGGGTGGTCCGGCGAGAGCTGTGACTGTTCGACCCACACAGACGCCTGCATGGGAAGTGGAGGAATGCTGTGTAGTGATCGTGGCCACTGTCTGTGTGGCGTCTGTGAGTGCACACAACCAGGAGCCTATGGACCAACCTGTGAGAAGTGTCCCACCTGCCCAGATGCCTGCTCCATCAAAAA GGAGTGTGTGGAGTGTAAACATTATAAGAGAGGGGATCTGTATGAGAAGAACTGCAATCACGTCTGCAGAGATGAGATTGAGCTGGTGGACAAGCTGG TCTTTCATAAAAAGAACTGCAGCTACAAGGATGAGGATGACTGCATTCAGAACTTCCAGTATTATGAAGATGCCAGTGGAAAATCCTTCCTCTATCTTGTAAAAGAACCGG AGTGTCCTAGGGGTCCTGATGTCTTGGTGGTCACTCTTTCGGTTGCTGGTGCGATCCTGCTGTTGGGACTGGCTGCGCTCCTGGTCTGGAAGCTTCTGATCACTATTCACGACCGTCATGAATTTGCCAAATTTGAGGAGGAGAAAGCCAGAGCTAGATGGGAAGCG GATAATAATCCACTCTACGAAGGACCCGCCAGCACCTTCCCAAATGTAGCATATCGTGGCAGGTAA